A part of Lacinutrix sp. 5H-3-7-4 genomic DNA contains:
- a CDS encoding low molecular weight protein-tyrosine-phosphatase has translation MVRILMVCLGNICRSPLAHGILESKLNSKSFQVDSAGTSNYHINSLPDSRSIAVAKKNGLDITNQRGRQFVTEDFEKFDYIYVMDQSNFKNVIKMARNSQDISKVKLILNESHPNKNLEVPDPYYGGASGFDDVYNMLDEACNAIAKQLNAI, from the coding sequence ATGGTTAGAATTTTAATGGTTTGCCTCGGAAACATCTGTCGCTCTCCTCTAGCTCATGGTATTTTAGAATCAAAATTAAATTCTAAATCATTTCAAGTAGACTCTGCAGGCACTAGTAATTATCACATTAATAGTTTGCCAGATAGTCGCTCTATTGCTGTTGCTAAAAAGAATGGTTTAGATATTACAAACCAACGCGGTAGGCAATTTGTAACAGAAGATTTTGAAAAGTTTGATTATATCTATGTTATGGATCAATCCAACTTTAAAAATGTTATAAAAATGGCACGCAATTCTCAAGATATTTCTAAAGTAAAATTAATATTAAACGAAAGCCATCCTAATAAAAATTTAGAAGTTCCAGATCCCTACTATGGTGGTGCATCTGGTTTTGATGATGTTTACAATATGCTTGATGAAGCTTGCAATGCTATAGCTAAACAACTAAACGCTATTTAA
- a CDS encoding PQQ-dependent sugar dehydrogenase: MKNFYSILFCFFLSFFSNAQSTSVQLTTFSSGFTSPVEIVNSGVANDSRLFVVEQAGIIKILNSDGSINSTPFLDINTIVTSGGERGLLGLAFAPDYNTSGNFYLNYINNNGDTVIANYTVSANPNIANTNENILLTISQPFSNHNGGKIAFGQDGFLYISTGDGGSGGDPGNRAQDTNNLLGKLLRINVIGSTYTIPPTNPYASSGGAPEVYAIGLRNTWKFSFDKTNGDLWTADVGQNLYEEINQVIGPGNPGDNYGWRCYEATHNFNVESSCPTITNTIQPIAEYLHENAGNGNRCSITGGYVYRGSTFTNFIGKYFFADLCSSEIGILSSTDGVNWDINFQLPNITQAWTTFGEDISGELYIAGGNTIYKIEDPNLGITENIKNNIIIYPNPSNGKITIDFGMDFSKIESVNITNIQGQEIIHFNTFKSKQINILTETYASGIYFIEINTFNQRKLVKKLVIN; encoded by the coding sequence ATGAAAAACTTCTACTCTATTCTTTTTTGTTTTTTTCTATCCTTTTTCTCTAACGCTCAATCTACAAGTGTTCAACTTACAACATTTAGCTCCGGCTTTACTAGTCCTGTTGAAATTGTAAATTCAGGAGTAGCAAATGATTCCAGATTATTTGTAGTTGAACAGGCAGGCATTATTAAAATTTTAAATAGTGATGGCTCTATAAATTCTACACCTTTTTTAGATATCAATACCATTGTAACTTCTGGTGGTGAGCGTGGTTTATTAGGCTTAGCATTCGCTCCAGACTATAATACATCTGGTAATTTTTACTTAAACTATATTAATAATAATGGTGATACTGTTATTGCAAATTACACCGTAAGTGCTAATCCTAATATTGCAAACACCAATGAAAATATATTATTAACCATCTCACAACCATTTTCTAATCATAATGGTGGCAAAATAGCTTTTGGTCAAGATGGTTTTTTATACATTTCTACAGGTGATGGCGGTTCTGGAGGTGATCCTGGAAATAGAGCACAAGACACTAACAACTTGTTAGGTAAACTTTTAAGAATTAATGTTATTGGTAGCACATACACAATACCTCCAACTAATCCTTACGCTTCATCGGGCGGAGCACCAGAAGTTTATGCAATTGGGTTAAGAAATACATGGAAGTTTTCTTTTGATAAAACAAATGGAGACCTATGGACTGCTGATGTTGGACAAAACTTATACGAAGAAATAAACCAAGTAATTGGACCTGGCAATCCTGGCGATAATTATGGTTGGAGATGTTATGAAGCCACACACAATTTTAATGTAGAAAGCTCTTGTCCTACAATAACAAACACTATACAACCTATTGCAGAATATTTACACGAAAATGCAGGAAATGGTAATAGATGTTCTATAACTGGTGGTTATGTATATAGAGGCAGTACGTTTACTAATTTTATAGGAAAATACTTTTTTGCAGATTTATGTTCTTCAGAGATAGGAATACTAAGTAGTACAGATGGAGTAAATTGGGATATCAATTTTCAACTTCCTAACATCACTCAAGCCTGGACTACTTTTGGAGAAGATATAAGTGGAGAGCTTTATATTGCAGGAGGAAATACAATATATAAAATTGAAGATCCAAATTTAGGCATTACTGAAAATATAAAAAATAACATTATTATTTATCCTAATCCTTCAAATGGAAAAATAACAATAGATTTTGGTATGGACTTTTCTAAAATTGAATCTGTAAATATAACCAATATTCAAGGTCAAGAAATAATACATTTTAATACTTTTAAAAGCAAACAAATTAATATTTTAACTGAAACTTATGCAAGTGGTATTTATTTCATAGAAATTAATACCTTTAACCAAAGAAAACTGGTTAAAAAATTAGTAATAAATTAA
- a CDS encoding SAM-dependent methyltransferase yields the protein MNASYGKLYLIPTTLGDTEPLNVLPLTVKKIIEHVDFYVVENEKTARRDIKKISPSKKQANLTLFPLNKFTNASELPSYLEPCKKGIDVGLLSEAGCPGVADPGAEIVKLAHQNNIKVVPLVGPSSILMAMMSSGMNGQSFAFNGYLPIDKQDRKKEIKRLERLSFEHNQSQLFIETPYRNNKFLEDLCNTVNGNTSICVACDITLPTEYIKTMTANEWKKNNVDLHKRPTLFIIHKS from the coding sequence ATGAACGCATCTTACGGCAAGCTTTATCTCATTCCTACAACATTAGGAGACACAGAACCTTTAAACGTTTTACCTTTAACAGTAAAAAAAATAATAGAACATGTAGATTTTTATGTTGTTGAAAATGAAAAAACAGCTAGAAGAGATATAAAAAAAATATCGCCAAGCAAAAAACAAGCAAACCTTACGCTTTTTCCTTTAAACAAATTTACTAATGCTAGCGAACTACCAAGTTATTTAGAACCTTGTAAAAAGGGTATCGATGTTGGTTTACTGTCTGAAGCCGGATGTCCTGGAGTTGCAGATCCTGGAGCAGAAATTGTAAAACTTGCACACCAAAATAATATTAAAGTAGTTCCATTAGTTGGACCATCGTCAATATTAATGGCAATGATGAGTAGCGGTATGAATGGGCAAAGTTTTGCTTTTAATGGCTACTTACCAATAGATAAACAAGACCGTAAAAAAGAAATTAAAAGACTTGAACGCTTATCGTTCGAGCATAATCAATCGCAGTTGTTTATTGAAACACCTTATAGAAACAATAAGTTTCTGGAAGATTTATGTAATACTGTAAATGGTAATACAAGCATTTGTGTTGCTTGCGACATTACTTTACCTACAGAATATATAAAAACAATGACCGCTAATGAATGGAAAAAAAATAACGTTGACCTACATAAAAGACCAACGTTATTTATAATTCATAAAAGTTAA
- a CDS encoding DUF2279 domain-containing protein, which produces MFIKLTTYVLVFLFSVCAFAQESSFFKPSDTLNIKRRNTVVISEAAIGGVTLLALNQLWYADYERSNFHTINDNSEWLQMDKFGHTFSAYHLGRLGAQTLKWSGVSKKNQLLYGGTLGFTFLTAVEVMDGFSQEWGFSWGDFTANAAGTGLFIGQELLWDEQRIVMKYSFHRTQFAAQRPDKLGNGLTEEFLKDYNGQTYWLSANVHSFFKSSKIPKWLNVAFGYGVDGLLSGNDNLFVDNVFIQQDRQRQFYLSLDVDLTKIKTNSALLKTVFSVFNTIKVPFPTLEINGENGIKLHAIYF; this is translated from the coding sequence ATGTTTATAAAACTTACAACTTACGTTTTAGTATTTTTATTTTCTGTCTGTGCCTTTGCACAAGAATCTAGTTTTTTTAAGCCTAGCGATACGTTAAATATAAAAAGAAGAAACACTGTTGTAATTTCTGAAGCAGCAATTGGTGGTGTTACATTATTAGCTTTGAACCAATTGTGGTATGCAGATTATGAACGGTCTAATTTTCATACTATAAATGATAATAGTGAATGGTTACAAATGGATAAGTTTGGCCATACATTTTCTGCTTATCATTTGGGACGCTTGGGAGCGCAAACCTTAAAATGGAGTGGTGTAAGTAAAAAAAATCAATTACTATATGGTGGTACGTTAGGCTTTACTTTTTTAACTGCAGTTGAGGTAATGGATGGTTTTTCCCAAGAATGGGGATTTAGTTGGGGAGATTTTACTGCAAATGCAGCAGGAACAGGACTTTTTATTGGTCAAGAGTTACTTTGGGATGAGCAACGTATAGTAATGAAATACTCATTTCATAGAACACAATTTGCTGCGCAACGCCCAGATAAACTTGGTAATGGCTTAACCGAAGAGTTTTTAAAAGATTATAATGGTCAAACTTATTGGTTGTCTGCTAACGTACATTCCTTCTTTAAAAGTAGTAAAATACCAAAATGGTTAAATGTTGCTTTTGGTTACGGTGTTGACGGTTTATTATCTGGAAACGATAATCTGTTTGTTGATAATGTATTTATTCAGCAAGACAGACAGCGTCAATTTTACTTAAGTTTAGATGTCGATTTAACAAAAATAAAAACTAACTCAGCTTTACTAAAAACGGTTTTTAGCGTTTTCAATACTATAAAAGTACCGTTTCCAACCTTGGAGATTAACGGAGAAAATGGCATAAAGCTACACGCTATCTACTTTTAA
- the mltG gene encoding endolytic transglycosylase MltG — translation MYIKKILVAIAIIGLAIAAYFAYFIYGAMLKPNTAFNNEEAYIFIPTHAKYQEVREQLEPLLIDIDGFDALAEQKKYTTNIKAGRFVIKKGMSNNDIINSIRSKNIPLRVAFNNQERLEDLAGRIAFQIEPDSLTLLMAMTDPEFLSKNNFNEDTALAMYIPNSYEFFWNTSAEGFRDKMLKEYNRFWTAEREAKAKKLNLSKNEVIALAAIVHKETAKVDERPRVAGVYLNRLRKGIPLQADPTVIYAVKKQDGNFNRVIKRVLYKDLETNSPYNTYKNAGVPPGPIFMPDVSAIDAVLNPEKHDYIYFVANVKNFGYHKFAKTLSQHNQNKQEYVRWINKQGVNR, via the coding sequence ATGTACATAAAAAAAATACTTGTAGCCATTGCTATTATTGGTTTAGCTATCGCAGCTTATTTTGCTTATTTTATTTATGGAGCAATGCTAAAACCTAATACAGCTTTTAATAATGAAGAAGCTTATATTTTTATTCCTACACATGCAAAGTATCAGGAAGTGCGAGAACAATTAGAACCTTTGTTAATAGATATTGATGGTTTTGATGCATTAGCAGAACAAAAAAAATACACAACCAATATTAAAGCTGGACGCTTTGTTATAAAAAAAGGAATGAGTAATAATGATATTATTAATTCTATTAGAAGTAAAAATATACCATTAAGAGTTGCTTTTAACAATCAAGAACGATTAGAAGATTTGGCAGGCAGAATTGCATTTCAAATAGAACCAGATAGCCTTACACTACTAATGGCAATGACAGATCCTGAGTTTTTAAGTAAAAATAACTTTAATGAAGATACAGCATTAGCAATGTATATTCCTAATAGTTATGAGTTTTTCTGGAATACATCTGCAGAAGGCTTTAGAGATAAAATGCTTAAAGAATATAATCGTTTTTGGACTGCAGAAAGAGAGGCAAAAGCAAAAAAACTTAACTTATCTAAAAATGAAGTTATAGCATTAGCAGCAATAGTTCATAAAGAAACAGCAAAAGTAGACGAGAGACCTCGTGTTGCAGGTGTGTACTTAAATAGATTAAGAAAAGGCATTCCTTTACAAGCAGATCCAACGGTAATTTATGCAGTAAAAAAACAAGATGGAAATTTTAATCGTGTAATAAAACGTGTATTATATAAAGACTTAGAAACAAACTCACCTTACAATACTTATAAAAATGCAGGTGTTCCACCAGGACCAATTTTTATGCCAGATGTTTCTGCAATAGATGCTGTTTTAAACCCAGAAAAGCATGATTATATTTATTTTGTTGCCAATGTAAAAAACTTTGGTTACCACAAATTTGCTAAAACTTTATCGCAGCATAACCAGAATAAACAAGAATATGTACGTTGGATAAATAAGCAAGGCGTTAATAGATAA
- a CDS encoding GNAT family N-acetyltransferase produces MVTLKGEHIYLRALEPEDLEFIYTIENDESIWELSNTITPYSRYLIKQYLEHAHADIYEVKQLRLVISNYENETLGMIDVFDFDVKNKRAGIGILVKETKNRNKGYGSEALKLLVNYCFKHLNLHQLYCNVSQENTASINLFENQGFKQIGLKKDWNLINGNYKNEYLYQLIK; encoded by the coding sequence ATGGTAACACTAAAAGGAGAACATATTTATTTACGTGCTCTGGAACCAGAAGATTTAGAGTTTATTTATACAATAGAAAACGACGAATCTATTTGGGAGTTAAGTAATACTATAACACCATATTCAAGATATTTAATAAAACAATATTTAGAACATGCACATGCAGATATATACGAAGTAAAACAATTACGATTAGTTATCTCAAACTATGAAAATGAAACTTTAGGCATGATTGATGTTTTTGATTTTGATGTAAAAAATAAACGCGCAGGTATTGGTATATTAGTAAAAGAAACTAAAAACCGAAATAAAGGTTATGGTAGTGAAGCATTAAAACTTTTAGTAAACTATTGTTTTAAACATTTAAATTTACATCAGTTATATTGTAATGTTTCTCAAGAAAACACTGCAAGTATTAATTTATTTGAAAACCAAGGATTCAAACAAATAGGATTAAAAAAAGATTGGAATCTTATAAACGGAAATTATAAAAACGAATATTTATATCAACTAATTAAATAA
- the dapF gene encoding diaminopimelate epimerase, with protein MTHTFYKYQGTGNDFVFIDNRQEQFNKNNTKLIAHLCDRRFGIGADGLILLENDATADFKMVYFNADGNESTMCGNGGRCIVAFAEKLNIINGKTTFNAIDGIHEATINDGFVKLKMQDVDTIKVNKDHTFLNTGSPHHVALVNNIKQFDVKTEGAAIRYGDLYDAAGTNVNFVEPLDNSTFSVRTYERGVEDETLSCGTGVTAVALAMHTLKKANTQEVSLNVEGGTLKVSFEKTTNGYKNIWLQGPATLVFKGEIEW; from the coding sequence ATGACTCATACATTTTATAAATATCAAGGCACAGGAAATGACTTTGTTTTTATTGATAACAGACAAGAACAATTCAACAAAAATAATACCAAATTAATTGCGCACTTGTGTGACAGACGCTTTGGTATTGGTGCAGATGGCCTTATTTTATTAGAGAACGATGCAACTGCAGATTTTAAAATGGTGTATTTTAATGCAGATGGTAACGAGAGTACTATGTGTGGAAATGGAGGTAGATGTATTGTCGCTTTCGCGGAAAAGCTAAACATTATAAACGGTAAAACCACTTTTAATGCAATTGATGGTATACACGAAGCAACAATAAACGATGGTTTTGTAAAACTAAAAATGCAAGATGTAGATACAATTAAGGTAAACAAAGATCATACTTTTTTAAATACAGGTTCTCCACACCATGTAGCATTAGTAAATAATATTAAACAATTTGATGTTAAAACTGAAGGCGCAGCAATTCGATATGGTGATTTATATGATGCAGCAGGAACAAATGTAAATTTTGTTGAGCCATTAGATAACAGCACTTTCTCGGTAAGAACATATGAGCGAGGAGTAGAAGACGAAACATTATCTTGCGGTACAGGAGTAACAGCAGTAGCGTTAGCAATGCATACATTAAAAAAAGCAAACACTCAAGAAGTTAGCTTGAATGTTGAAGGCGGAACACTAAAAGTCTCTTTCGAAAAAACAACTAACGGATATAAAAATATTTGGCTTCAAGGTCCTGCAACTTTAGTTTTTAAAGGTGAAATAGAATGGTAA